The nucleotide sequence AGGCGACCATCTGCTCCTGCAACAACGTCACCAAGGGCTCCATCTGCGCCGCCATCGGAGAAGGGGGGATCACCGACGTCGGGGGCGTGAAGGCCACCAGCCGGGCCGGGACGACGTGTGGGGGCTGCGTCCCGCTCCTAGCCGATCTCCTCCGGGACGAGCTGCTCAAGGCCGGGGTGGTCGTCCGCAACGATCTGTGCGAGCACTTCGCCCACAGCCGGCAGGAGCTGTTCGACATCGTGCGGCTCCGGAGGATCGGGACCTTCGCCGAGCTGCTGGCCGGATACGGACAGGGTCGGGGATGCGAGATATGCAAGCCGGCGGTGGCCTCGATGCTGGCCTCGCTCGGCAGCGGGTACATCCTCGACGGGGAGCAGGCCGGCCTGCAGGACACCAACGACCACTTCCTGGCGAACCTGCAGCGGGACGGGAGCTACTCGGTCGTACCCCGGGTGCCCGGGGGAGAGATCACGCCCGACCAGCTGATCACCATCGGTGAGGTGGCTCGAGAGTTCGGCCTGTACACGAAGATAACCGGGGGGCAGCGGATCGACCTGTTCGGCGCACGCGTCGAGCAGCTCCCGGCGATCTGGGCCCGGCTCATCGACGCCGGCATGGAGTCGGGTCACGCCTACGGCAAGGCGCTGCGCACGGTGAAGTCCTGTGTGGGCCGGACCTGGTGTCGCTACGGGGTGCAGGACTCGACGAGCATGGCGGTCCGGCTCGAGCTGCGCTACCGGGGTCTGCGGGCCCCCCACAAGATCAAGTCGGCGGTGTCGGGATGCACCCGGGAGTGCGCCGAGGCCCAGAGCAAGGACTTCGGGGTCATCGCCACCGAGAGGGGATGGAACCTCTACGTGGGCGGGAACGGCGGGATGCGCCCGCAGCACGCCGAGCTGCTGGCCTCCGACCTGGACGACGACACGCTCATCCGGTACATCGACCGCTTCTTGATGTTCTACATCCGTACGGCGGGCCGGCTCGAGCGCACCGCCACCTGGTTGAACAAGCTCGACGGTGGGATCGACTACCTCCGCAGCGTCGTGGTGGACGACCTGCTCGGCGTCGGTCCGGAGCTGGAGGCGGAGATGGACCGCCATGTGGCCGGCTACGAGTGCGAGTGGAAGGCCACCGTCGCCGATGCGGACCGGGCCGCCCGGTTCCGGACCTTCCTCAACGACGACCGGCCCGATCCCAGCATCGTCAGGGTCCGGGAGCGGGGCCAGATGCGCCCGGCCCACCGTCACGAGAAGGACCACGCGGGGGCGGGCCGGTGAGCGCGCGGACCAGGGCACCCGGCGGAGCGCCGGTCGGCGCACAGATGGCGGGGGCCGAGACGGTCGACCTCTGGGTCGACGTGTGCGCCCTGGACGAGCTGACTCCCGATCGCGGGGCGTGCGTGCTGGTGGGCTCGGAGCAGGTGGCCCTGTTCCGCCTCTCGGGTGAGGACCGGGTCTACGCCCTGTCCAACCTCGATCCGTTCAGCGAGGCGTACGTCCTGTCGCGCGGCATCGTGGGGTCGAAGGGGGACACGCCGAAGGTGGCCTCTCCGGTCTACAAGCAGAGCTTCGACCTGCGCACCGGGCAATGCGTGGACGACGGATCGGTGTCGGTCCCGGCCTACCCGGTGGCCCTGTCCGGCGGAAGGGTTCTCGTGGGAATCGGGTGAGCCTGCTCCCGGCCATGGCCTCCGTAGACGACGCTCCTCACCCCTCTTCCCCGTCGCGGGGAGGCGCGGGTGGCCGTGGTCCCCGGGCGGACAGAGGCCGCTCACAAAGGCCCCCGTCCGCTGTGAGCGGCCCGTCACTCTGCCTTCGCGCTCCGGCAATCGGCGGGCAACCGGACTGCTGTTGAGTTGCCCAGGTCGGCGGCACGTCGCTCGGTCACCGGCGGACGCCGCGACGTGCTCACCGAGCAGGAACCAACCACAAGGAGGAACGGCAGTGACCGTCGGAATACAGGAGGCCCTGGGAGACCAGGCCGAGCTGGCCACCACCAAGGCCCGGATACTGCGCCGAAGCTGGCCTTCGTACCTGTTGAGCTCCATGCTGGCCGGCGCCTTCGTCGGGGTGGCGGTGCTGCTCATGGTGATGGTGAGCGCGTCGTGGATCGTCTCCAAGGGGCCGGTGGCCAAGCTCGTCGAGGGGTCGGTGTTCGGCGTGGCGCTGGCCCTGGTCGTGTTCGCCGGGGCGGAGCTGTGGACCGGCAACGCCATGGTGATGGCTCAGGGCCTGATGAAGCGCACCGCCTCGCTGTCCGACGCGGTCGCGGTATGGGTCGGGTCGTTCGTCGGGAACCTGGTGGGATCGATCGGCTTTGCCGTGCTGGTCAACGCCAGCGGGGTCCTGCACACCGGAGCGGAGAAGGGCAAGCCGGCGGTGTTCGTCACCGCGGTGGCGGCGCTGGTGAAGTCGAAGGCGGCCCTGACGGGAGGCCAGCTGTTCTTCCGCTCGGTCCTCTGCAACATGCTGGTGTGCCTGGCGATGTGGATGGCGGCCCGGACCAAGAGCGACGCCGCCAAGCTGATCGTGCTGTCGTGGGGCCTGTTGGCCTTCGTGGCGTCGGGCTTCGAGCACTCCGTCGCCAACATGACGCTGTTCTCCCTGGGGGCCCTGGCCCACGTCGGCACGTGGTCGGAGCTGGCCCGCAACCTCATGTGGACCGGTCCCGGGAACCTGGTCGGGGGAGCCCTGCTCGTCGGTGCGGCGTACGGCTGGCTGGGCCGACCTCTTCCCGCCTCGGTGGGAAGGGTCGATCTGGCCGTCGAGCGGGTCGAGCCCGCTGCCGCGCCGGCCCCTGTGGCCGCCGCCAGCTGAGATCACCGGCCCGGCCCGGCTCGGCAAAGGCGCCGAGCCGGGCTCCGGTCACCCCCCTCCGGTCAACCCAGGATCACCTCGGCCACGGTGCGCATCTCGTCGAGGGAGCGGGCGCCGATGACCAGGCCGGTCACCCCCGCCTCCTCCCACATGGGCAGCTCGGCCCGGATCTGCTCCCGGGAGCCCACCAGGGAGATGTCGGCCACCATCTGCAGCGGGACGGCCGCCGTCGCCTCGTCCCGCCGGCCCTCGAAGAACAGGTCCTGGATCTGATCGGCCTCCTTCTCGTAGCCCATGCGAGAGAAGACGTTCTTGTGGAAGTTCATCTCCTTGGCGCCCATGCCGCCGATGTAGAAGCCGAGCATGGGCCGCATCGACTCCAGCACCTTGTCCCGCTCGTCGGTGACCACGATCGAGCAGTTGGTCAGGATCTCGAAGCGGTCGGGTGTGGTCCGGGCGCCGGGGCGGGAGAAGCCCTCGTTGAGCCAGCTCCGGTACATGTCTCCGACCTTGGGCGAGTAGTAGATCGGCAGCCACCCGTCGGCGATCTCGGCGGTCAGGGCCACGTTCTTCGGGCCCTCGGAGCCGAGCAGGATCGGCAGGTCGGCGCGCAGGGGATGGGTGATCGGGCGCAGCGGCTTGCCGAGCCCGAGGGAGTTGGGCCCGGTGTAGGGCAGGGGGAAGTGGGGCCCCGGGCTGGTGACGGGCGCCTCCCTCGCCAGCACCTGGCGGACGATGCCCACGAACTCGCGCGTGCGGGCCAGCGGCTTGCCGAAGGGCTGCCCGTACCAGCCCTCGACCACCTGCGGACCCGACAGCCCCAGGCCGAGCACCATCCGCCCGCCCGAGAGGTGGTCGATGGTCAGGGCGCTCATGGCCGTCGAGGTCGGCGTGCGGGCCGACATCTGGATGATCGAGGTGCCGAGGCGGACGCGACTCGTCGACGCGCCCCACCACGCCAGGGGGCTGAAGGCGTCCGACCCCCACGACTCCGCGGTGAAGACGATGTCGAAGCCGAGCTTCTCGGCCTCCAGGATCTTGTCGAGGGCGTCGGCGGGCGGCTGCGCCCCCCAGTACCCGAGCTGCAGACCGAGCTTCATGCCCCGACAGTAATGGCCAATGAGAACGTGTTCCAGATATGGTGCCGGCCATGCCCATCGACAAGGTCGTCGGCAGCTTCGACGAGGCGGTGGCCGACGTGGCGGACGGATCGCTCATCCACATCGGCGGCTTCGGGGGCCCGGCGGAGTACCCCAGCTACCTCATCGCCGCCCTGGCCCGGAAGGGGTCGAAGGGCCTCACCGTCACCGGCAACCACTCCGGTTTCTCGGAGGGCCAGCTGACGATGATGAAGCAGCGGATGTCGGGGATGATGGCCTACCCCGACGACTACTTCAGCCCCGGGATCCTGGTCGAGCGGGGGCAGGTGGCCAAGGGCATCCTGGCCTTCCCCGTCCTGCCCGGCGCCGCCCTCAAGGTCCCGTTCGAGGAGCTGCTGGAGAAGGGCGAGGTCGAGCTCGAGCTCATCGGCCAGGGCAGCCTGGCCGAGCGGATCCGGGCGGCCCGGGCGGGGATAGCCGCCTTCTACACACCGGTCGGGCCGGGGACGGTGACCCAGCGCGACAAGGACGTGCGCTGGTTCGACGGCCGTCCCCATCTGCTGGAGCGGGCCCTCAAGGGGGACTTCTCGATCATCCGGGCCCACAAGGCCGACCGGTGGGGCAACCTCGTGTACCGGGGCACGGCCCGCACCTTCAATGCCACCATGGCGGGCGGTTCCCACGTGACCATCGCCGAGGTGGACGAGATAGTGGAGCTCGGGGAGCTGGACCCCGAGTGCATCATCACCCCCGCCCCCTACGTGCAGCGGGTCGTGGTCCGGCCCCAGGAGCCGGTGTCGGACTGGAGGACGGCATGCTGAGCACCCCGCGATTCGAGGACAAGCCCCGGCTCGACGACTGGGCCATGGCCATGCGCGCCGCCCAGGAGCTCGAGGAGGGCGGCAAGGTCTTCAACCTCGGCTTCGGGATCCCGATGCTCATCTCGAGCTTCGTCGACCGCGACGCCGAGGTCCTGCTGCACTCCGAGAACGGCGTGATCGGCTTCGGCCCGGTCATCGAGGACCCCGAGCGGGCCGACCGGTACTGCATCAACGGCGGCGGCCAGCCCGTCGAGAAGCGGCCCGGAGTGGCCTTCATGTCCCACGAGGAGTCGTTTGCCCTGATCCGCGGGGGCTGGGTCGACGTCACCTTCCTGGGCGCCCTGCAGGTGGCGGCCAACGGGGACCTGGCCAACTGGAAGGTGCCCGGCAAGATCAGTGGCGCCCTCGGAGGGGGTCAGGACCTGGCCTTCTGCGCCAAGTCGGTGGTGTGCATAACGACCCACCAGACCAAGGACGGCACGCCGAAGATCGTGAACCGCCTCAGCCTGGACATCACCGCCCCGGCCTGCGTGAGGCGGATCATCAGCGACATCGCCGTCATCGACATCAACCCCGACGGGCTGGTCCTCCGGGAGGTCCTGCCGGGCTGGACCCCCGACGAGGTCCAGCAGGTGACCGAACCGGAGCTCTCCGTGGCCTCCGACCTGCTCGAGATGGCGCTCTAGAGGGCGCAGAGCGCCGTGGCCGACCGCACGCCGGTGATCGTGGGCGTCGGGCTGTCCGACTACCCGAAGGCGCCGCACCTCGACTCGGTGCAGCACCACGTGCAGGCCATGCAGCGGGCCCTCGAGGACTGCGGCCTGCCCAAGTCGGAGATCGACGGGTACATGTGCGCGGGCAGCCCGATGGGCGGGGACGACGCCGCCGGCATGGCCGAGTACCTGCGCATCGACCACCGGTTCATCGACGGGACCATGGTCGGGGGTTCGACCTTCGAGTTCTTCGTCCAGCACGCCGCCGCCGCCATCCAAGAGGGCCTCTGCGACACCGTGCTCATGACCTACGGCTCCAACCAGCTCTCGGCCCAGGGCCGGATGCTGGGCAGCCGGGGCTTCCAGGGCCGGGGGGCGCGGGTGCCCGGAGGAATGCAGTACGAAGCTCCGTACGGCAACGTGCTGATCGGGTCCTACGCCATGGTGGCCCGGCGCCACATGCACGAGTTCGGCACCACGTCCGAGCAGCTGGCCGAGGTGGCGGTGGCGGTGCGCCAGCACGCCCAGATGAACCCCGACGCCATGTACCGGGACCCGCTCACCGTCGAGGACGTCGTCGGCTCCCGGATGATCGCCGATCCGCTCCACAAGCTCGACTGCTGCGTGATCTCCGACGGCGGCGGGGCCGTGATCATGACCACGGCCGAGCGGGCGCGCGACCTGCGCCAGGCGCCGGTCTACGTGCTCGGCGCCGCCGGCGCCCACACCCACTGGAACATCTCGCAGATGGCGGACTTCACGACGTCCGGGGCGGCCAAGGCGGGACCGGAGGCGCTGGCCCGGGCCGGCGTCCGGCCCGAGGACATCGACACGGTTCAGCTGTACGACAGCTTCACCATCACGATCCTGCTGCTGCTCGAGGGCTTCGGCTTCTGCGGGCGGGGGGAGGGCGGGCCCTTCGCCGCCTCCGGGGTGCTGCGGCCGGGCGGGAGGCTGCCGCTCAACACCGACGGCGGGGGGCTGTCGTCCTGCCACCCCGGGATGCGGGGCATCTTCCTTCTGATCGAGGCCGCCCGGCAGCTCCGGGGCCAGGCCGGGCCGGCCCAGGTCCCCGACTGCCGGCTGGCGGCGGTGGGGGGCTCGGGCGGCTTCCTCTCCTACATCGGCACGGCCATCCTGGGCTCCGAACACCCCTGATCCGGGCCGGTCCCGGCCCTCGCCGGTTGCCAGTTGCGACCCCAAATTAGAATGTGTTCTAATCCGCCGGTGACCGAGTTACGCACTAGTGAGACCAAGCTCGAGTTCCCGTACAGCCGGACTCTCGGGCCGGTGGTGGGGGGGTTCCTGGCCGGTCTGCGGGACGGCCGGCTGCTGGGGATCAAGGCCAAGGACGGCCGGGTTCTGGTCCCGCCGGTCGGCTACGACCCCGAGACCGGGGAGCACCTGGGAACCGACATGATCGAGGTCGGCCCCGGCGGCACGGTGCGGGCCTGGACGTGGGTGGCCGAGCCCTCGGCCAAGCACCCGCTGGACAGGCCCTTCGCCTTTGCCCTGGTGCAGCCCGACGGCGCCGACACGACCATGGTGCACGCCGTGGACGCCGGCAGCCCGGACAAGATGTCCACGGGGATGAAGGTCACGCCGCGGTACCGGAAGGAGCCCCACGGGCTCGTAACCGACCTCGAGGCATGGGAGCCGGCCCGATGAGCGACACCACGACCGACACCAAGAAGGAGAACATGGTGATGGAGCACCTGGTCTCCCTCACCTACCGGGAGCGGCTCACGCCGAACCTGAACCGGTTCGTGGACGAGCTGCTCGAGGGCCGCCTCGTCGGCCACAAGTGCCCGGTCTGCGGCCGGGTGTACGTGCCCCCCAAGGGCTACTGCCCCCTCGACGTGGTGGCCACCGGCCCGGAGAACGAGGTCGAGGTATCCGACACCGGGACCCTGACCGGCTTCACCATCGTCACGCCGGTCGCCTACTACGGGCAGAAGGAGACCCAGCCCTTCGTGTACGCCACCGTGCTGCTCGACGGGGCGGACACCCCCCTCGGCGGCCAGGACATCACCGGCATCGCCCACGACCAGCTGCGGGCCGGCCTGCGGGTGAAGGCCATCTGGTTGCCCAAGAAGGACCGCAAGGTCGAGGGCATCTCCAACCGGGGCTTCGGCGGCCTGGGTGAAGTGATCACCAGCTTCGAAGCCACCGGCGAGCCCGACGCTCCGCGCGACGTCTACAAGGAGCACATCTTCTAAATGGCCGCCACATCCTCCAACGAAATCGCCATCGTCGGCTTCGCCCAGAGCCCCTCGGTGCGCGACGCCGATGCCAGCGAGGTGCAGCTGCTCGTCCCCGTGGTGGCGGCGGCCATCGAGCACGCCGGCATCGAGCGCCGGGACATCGGCTTCACGTGCTCGGGCAGCTGCGACTACCTGACGGGCGGCCCCTTTGCCTTCGTGTCCAACCTGGAGGCGGCGGGAGCATGGCCCCCGATCTCCGAGTCCCACGTCGAGGCCGACGGGGCGTGGGCCCTCTACGAGGCCTGGGTGCGCCTGCTCGAGGGTGACATCGACCTGGCCCTGGCGTTCGGGTCCGGAAAGTCGTCCCCGTCCAACCCGGCCGAGGTGTGGGCCCAGCAGCTCGACCCGTACTACCTGGCCCCCCTCGGCATCGACCCGGTCTCGCTGGCGGGGATCCAGGCCCGCGCCCTCCTCGACTCGGGCAAAGCCACCGAGCGCGACTTCGCCGAGGTCGTGGCCCGCAGCCGCCGCAACGCCAAGTCCAACCCCAACGCCCAGCTCAAGGGGGACGTCGATGTGGACGCCCTGCTGGCCGAGCCCTACTACCGGGAGCCGCTGCGCCGGCACGACCTGCCCCCCATCTCCGACGGGGCGGTGGCGGTGATCCTGGCCCGGGGGGACAAGGCCCGGGCCATCTGCTCCCGCCCGGTGTGGATCCGCGGCATCGACCACCGCATCGACGCCCACCAGCCCGGCATGCGCGACATCACCACGTCGAGCTCGGCCACGTTGGCGGCGCGCAAGGCCGGCTACGACGGCGGTCCCGTGGACGTGGCCGAGGTGTCGACCCCGTTCAGCCCCCAGGAGATCGTCCTGCGCGAGGCGCTGGGGCTCCCCGCCGGCACCAACGTCAACCCGTCCGGCGGCGCGCTGGCGGGGAACCCGATCATGGCCGAGGGGCTGATCCGGATCGTCGAGGCGGCGGCGCGGATCATGGACGGCTCCGCCAACCGGGCGCTGGCCCACGCCACGAGCGGCCAGCTCCTGCAGCAGAACCTGGTATGCGTCCTGGAGGGTGAGTGATGGAGCGGTGTGCGGTCGTCGGCGTCGGCCAGACCAATTTCAAGAAGAAGCGTGAGGACGTCTCGATAGCCGGGCTCCTGCGAGAGGCCATCGACCGGGCCCTCGAGGACGCCGACCTGTCGATCAAGGACATCGACGCCGTGGTCATCGGGAAGGCCCCCGACGCCTTCGAGGGCATCGTGCAGCCCGAGATCTTCCTGGCCGACGCCATCGGCGCGGCCAACAAGCCGCTGTTGCGGGTCCACACCGCCGGCAGCGTGGGGGGCTCGACGTTCGTGGTCGGAGCCCACCACGTGATCACGGGCATCCACGAGCGGGTGCTGGCCGTGGCGTGGGAGAAGCAGTCCGAGGGCAACGCCCAGTGGGGACTGGCCGGGGGGCGCTCGGGCGGGATCGGGGCGGGAGGCGCCTTTGCCCCGTGGATGCGGGCCTACATCGAGGAGTCGGGTGCGCCCGAGTACATCGGGTGGATGGTGGCCGTGAAGGACCGCCGCAACGCCGCCAAGAACCCGTACGCCCACCTGAAGATGCCCGACATCACCCTCGAGACGGTGAAGGAGTCCCCGATGCTGTGGGACCCCATCCGGTTCCACGAGTCGTGCCCGTCGTCGGACGGGGCCTGTGCCGTCGTGCTCACCAACGAGGCGGGAGCCAAGCGGGCGCCCCGCCCGGCGGCGTGGGTGCACGCCCTGGCCGTTCGCACCGAGCTGGGCCAGTTCCCCGGACGCAACCCGGTGCGGCCCCAGGCCGGCGTGGACTGCGCCCACGATGTGTACCGCCAGGCCGGCATCACCGACCCCCGCGCCCAGATCGACATGGCCGAGCTCTACGTCCCGTTCAGCTGGTACGAGCCGATGTGGCTCGAGGGCCACGACATCGCCGGTCCGGGCGAGGGCTGGAAGATGGTCGACTCGGGGGAGACCGACATCGACGGCAGCTTCCCGGTGAACCCCTCGGGCGGCGTGCTGTCCACCAACGCCATCGGGGCGTCGGGCATGGTCCGGTTCGCCGAGTGCGCCCTCCAGGTGCGGGGGATGGCGGGGGAGCACCAGATCGACGGGGCCCGGACCAGCCTGGCCCAGGCGTACGGGGGGGCGGCGCAGTACTTCGCCATGGGCGTGCTGCGCTCCGAGCCTCCGCAGTAGGGAAGTACGCCGGTGCGGCCCTACCGGCTGATCTCGGCCGACAGCCATGTCAACGAGCCACCGGACCTGTGGACGAGCCGCGTGCCGGCGGCGCTGCGCGACCGGGCGCCGCGCGTCGAGCAGTTCCCCGAGGGGGATGCCTGGGTCATCGAGGGGGTGAACGAGCCGGTCAACTTCGGCTGGAATGCCTGCGCCGGCCTCCCGCCCGAGGAGATGACCGGCTGGTCCCGCGTGGCGGACACCCGCCGCGGCGGCTACGACCCGGCCGCCCGCGTCGAGGAGATGGACCGGGACGGGGTCGACGCCGAGGTGCTCTATCCCACGCCCCGGCTGTCCAATGCGATCGTGGCCAACCGCGACGCCGAGTACCACCTGGCCATGGTGCGCGCCTACAACGACTGGATCTCCGAGTACGTGGAGCACGCGCCGGAGCGCTTCGCCGGGTTGGCCATCCTCCCCAACCGGGGTGTCGAGGCGGCGGTGGCGGAGATCGGCCGGGTTCTCGACCAGCCCGGGATGCGGGGCGTGGTCATGGGGTGCTACCCCAACGGCACGCTGGCCCTCCAGCCCGAGGACGACAAGGTGTGGGGCACCCTCGAGGAGCGGAGGGTGCCGTTGGGCATCCACGTTTCGCTCACCCAGGCCATGCCCTCGGCCCACCGGGCCAAGCTGCCCGGCTACGGACGCTTCTTCGACGCCCCCAACCGGATGATCGAGATGGTCTTCGAGGGCGTGTTCGATCGCTTCCCGGAGCTGGATGTGGTCTTTGCCGAGGTGGACTTCGGCTGGGTGCCCTACGTGAAGGAGCAGATCGACAACAACTACCAGCGCCTGGAGCCGACCAGCCGCTTCGGTCTGCCCGCTCCGCCGAGCGAGTACATCGACCGCCACTTCCACTTCGGCTTCATCACCGACACCTTCGGCCTGCGCAGCCTGGCGTGGATGGACCCCCGGCGGGTCCTGTGGTCCAGCGACTACCCCCACATCAGCGCCGACTGGCCCTACTCGTGGCGCACCATCCAGGCCTCGATGTCGGGGGTGCCGGGGGACCAGCGCTCGCTGATCCTGGCCGGAAACGCCAGCCGCCTGTACCAGTTCGGCTGAGGGTCTCCTGACGTGTCGGGTCCCTGGCCGGCGGCCGCCCGGCCCCGCCCCGAGCGTCTCTCCGTCTACGTCATCAGCATCACCCCGTTTACCGGCGACGGGTCCTTCGACGAGGAGTCCACGCGCTCGCACCTGCGCCGGATGGCGGCGGGCGGGGTCGGCGTGTACCTCGGCGGCGGGGGCAGCGGCGAGGGCTACGTGCTGTCGCGCCCCGAGACTCTGAGGCTGCTGGAGATCGGCGTGGAGGAGCTGCGGGGTCAGGTTCCGGTCCGCGCCATGGGCGTCGAGCCCCGCTCGGCGGCCGAGATGGTCGACCTCATCGGGACGGCGGCCGCGACCGGGATCGAGGCCGTGCAGGTGTACTCACTCGATCCGGGCCACGGCCACCGGCCGACGATGGACGAGGTGCAGCGCTACTTCGACGACGTGCTCGGCCAGGTGGCGGTGCCGGCGGTGCTCTCCACCCATCAGTCGGTCGGGTACCAGGTACCCGTTCCCCTGCTGGTCGACCTGGCGGAGAGGCACCCGCACCTGATCGGGGTGAACTGCAGCCACCAGGACCTGGGCTACCTGGCGGCGCTGGCCGACGCCGTGACCGACCGCCTGGAGCTGCACGTCGGGGGGCCGCAGCTGGGCCTCACCGCCCTGGCCCTGGGGGCCAACGGCTTCCTGTCGTCGGAGGCCAACCTGGCCCCGCGGCTGTGCGCCGAGGTCGTCGCA is from Acidimicrobiales bacterium and encodes:
- a CDS encoding dihydrodipicolinate synthase family protein — translated: MSGPWPAAARPRPERLSVYVISITPFTGDGSFDEESTRSHLRRMAAGGVGVYLGGGGSGEGYVLSRPETLRLLEIGVEELRGQVPVRAMGVEPRSAAEMVDLIGTAAATGIEAVQVYSLDPGHGHRPTMDEVQRYFDDVLGQVAVPAVLSTHQSVGYQVPVPLLVDLAERHPHLIGVNCSHQDLGYLAALADAVTDRLELHVGGPQLGLTALALGANGFLSSEANLAPRLCAEVVAAAGAGDAHRALDRFGRLLRLSGALYGAGGIRATKAVLGALGLPGGVPRLPQLPVPADRLAPLLALVEELGLAELESWG
- a CDS encoding amidohydrolase family protein yields the protein MRPYRLISADSHVNEPPDLWTSRVPAALRDRAPRVEQFPEGDAWVIEGVNEPVNFGWNACAGLPPEEMTGWSRVADTRRGGYDPAARVEEMDRDGVDAEVLYPTPRLSNAIVANRDAEYHLAMVRAYNDWISEYVEHAPERFAGLAILPNRGVEAAVAEIGRVLDQPGMRGVVMGCYPNGTLALQPEDDKVWGTLEERRVPLGIHVSLTQAMPSAHRAKLPGYGRFFDAPNRMIEMVFEGVFDRFPELDVVFAEVDFGWVPYVKEQIDNNYQRLEPTSRFGLPAPPSEYIDRHFHFGFITDTFGLRSLAWMDPRRVLWSSDYPHISADWPYSWRTIQASMSGVPGDQRSLILAGNASRLYQFG